Proteins encoded by one window of Castor canadensis chromosome 2, mCasCan1.hap1v2, whole genome shotgun sequence:
- the LOC109675292 gene encoding olfactory receptor 8C8-like — MQMAMENGSSVTEFILMGLTDQPEFQLPLFFLFLVNYIVTVVGNLSLMNLICLNSHLHTPMYFFLFNLSFIDFCYSFVITPKMLIGFVSERNIISFSGCMTQLFFFCFFVHSECYVLTAMACDRYVAICQPLLYTVRMSPRTCSLLMSGSYMMGFSGALIHAGCMINVVFCDFNTINHYMCEIFPLLQLSCSSTYANELVTSVVVSTVIILSSSVILVSYALVLCNIIHISSAKGWSKAMSTCGSHITTVVIFYVSGLLAHIKPSSTGAVSQGKFFSVVYTLLVPMLNPLIYSLRNKDVKLALKRTLKRITN, encoded by the coding sequence ATGCAAATGGCTATGGAAAATGGTTCTTCAGTGACAGAGTTTATTCTTATGGGATTAACAGATCAACCTGAGTTCCAACTGcccctttttttcctgtttttggtgAACTACATAGTCACTGTGGTGGGAAACTTGAGCTTAATGAATCTAATTTGCCTGaattcacaccttcacactcccatgtacttttttctcttcaatctgtccttcattgatttttgttattcatttgtcATTACTCCTAAAATGCTGATAGGCTTTGTTTCAGAGAGGAACATCATCTCTTTCAGTGGATGCATGACACagctatttttcttctgcttttttgttcACTCTGAGTGCTATGTGCTGACAGCCATGGCCTGtgatcgctatgtggccatctgtcagcCACTGTTGTACACTGTCCGCATGTCCCCTAGGACCTGTTCTCTGTTGATGTCTGGTTCATATATGATGGGGTTTTCTGGTGCTCTCATCCATGCAGGGTGTATGATTAATGTTGTCTTTTGTGATTTCAACACCATCAATCACTACATGTGTGAAATATTCCCCCTCCTCCAGCTCTCCTGCAGCAGCACCTATGCTAATGAGCTTGTGACTTCTGTTGTTGTCAGTACAGTTATTATTTTATCTAGCTCTGTTATCTTAGTCTCATATGCTTTGGTTCTTTGTAATATCATTCATATATCATCAGCTAAGGGTTGGTCCAAAGCCATGAGCACCTGTGGATCTCACATAACAACTGTTGTCATATTCTATGTGTCTGGGCTACTAGCTCATATCAAGCCATCATCTACTGGAGCAGTGAGCCAGGGGAAATTTTTCTCAGTGGTTTACACTCTTCTGGTGCCCATGCTGAACCCCCTCATTTATAGCCTCAGAAACAAAGATGTCAAACTTGCTCTGAAGAGAACCCTGAAGAGAATCACAAACTGA